Below is a window of Candidatus Atribacteria bacterium DNA.
CAATGAGGAATATATAAAGTCAAACCTTCTAAATTCAACTTTCATAGGAGGGAGACTTAATTTAATTATATTTATTAATTCTTCCAACCAGATTGTATTTGGAAAAGCATTTGATTTAGAGGAAGAACGAGAAATAGCAATTCCTGTGGATTTACAGAAACATCTTCTTTCCGAAAGCCTCCTTACTAAACCTACTGATGTCGATAATAGTGTTAAAGGAATTATCCTCCTTTCAAAATCTCCTATGCTTATTTCTTCACGGCCAATACTTACCAGTGAAGATGGAGGTCCTATCCGGGGAGCATTAATTATGGGGCGCTACTTTGATTCCACGGAAATCGAACGTCTTAGCCAAATAAGCAATCTTTCTATTGAGATTCAAAAATTTAATGATCCCCAAGCTCCCCTCGATTTTAAAAAAGCCTTTTCTATCCTGCCTGAAGAACCAATATTTAACCAAACATTGACTGATGAATTAATAGCAGGATATGCTTTAATAAGGGATATCTATGGGAAACCTATCCTGGTTTTAAGGATCGATATCCCCCGGGAAATTTATAGACAAAGTCTGATTTCCAGACGTTATTTAATCTTTTCCATTCTGGTAATAGCCTTAATATTTAGCTTATTGATCTTTTTTCTTTTGCAGCGATTAGTTCTTTTCCCTATGGCACAGATGAATAAATATTTAGATATTGTTACCTCGACTAAAGACCTATCTTTCCGTATCCCTTTAAAAGGGAAAGATGAAATAGCAAAACTTTCCGATACCATTAACCTCATGCTCGAAAAATTAGAAGCGTCAAGAAAAGAATTGTGGGATAGCAGGGAACTCTATAAAAATTTATTTAATAATATGCCCGGGGCATTTTATCGTGCAAATAAAGAAGGAAATGTTCTGGTGATAAATCCTCCCGGAGCTAAATTATTGGGTTTTGATTCACCGGAAGAGATTTCCGGAAAAAATATTGCTCAAGATTTATATTATAACCCTGAAAATAGAAAAAGATTTTTAGAAGAATTGAAAAAGAGAAAAGGGAGCGTTAAAAATTATGAAGTAATCCTAAAAAAGAGAGATGATACCCCGATTATTGTCTCTACTTCCAGCCATTACTATTATGATAAAGAAGGGAATATTGCTGGAGTGGAAGGTATTTTTGTGGATATTTCCGAACGCGTTGAACATGAAAAAATTCAGCAGGTCTTATACAATATCTCTAAGACTGCCAATTCCCCTGTTTCTCTTAATCAACTTTATCGATCTATCCATCAAGAATTAGGTACTATCATTAACGCCAATAATTTTCATCTTGCCTTGCTCAACCAAGATGAAAATAGAATAGATTATGATTATTTTGTGGATGAGAAAGATGATCACTCTGTTGTTTTGAAAAATGATAATACTGGTTCACTTTCTGCGTATGTGACCAAGACCGGCCAGCCTCTCTTGGTCAACCGTGTGCAGATCGATAAAATGATTGAGAAAGGGGAATTAATTCAGTCTCATTTGGGCACTTTAACCGAAAATACTCTTTGGTTAGGAGTTCCTCTAAAAATAGAAGGTAAAGTAATTGGAACAATGGCTGTTTTAACTTACACTAATCCCCATCTCTATTCTGAAAAAGATATCAAACTGATGGAATTTACATCTTATCAGATAGCTACTGCCATAAAACGAAAACAAGACGAAGAAGCCCTCTATAGAAGCGAGCAGGAGTTTGCCAGCCTTTTTAATCACTCTCCGGAGGCTTTAGTTTATGAAGATGTGAAATCTAATATTATAAATATAAATCCCCGCTTTACCGAACTTTTTGGGTATACCTTGAAAGAATTAAAGGGTAAAAATTTAGATGAAGGGATGATCCACCCTGAAGATAAAAAAGAAGAAGGCTTAAGGCTTGCTCAAAATCTTACAGGCTTCTCTGACTATGAAACCGTTAGAAAGAAAAAAAATGGTACCTTAATCCAGGTATCTATATCTACCTCTCCAGTGATGATTGATAATAAACTGAGAGGGTTTATAACTTCATATAAAGATATCACCGAACGTAAGAAAACCGAAGAAACTTTAAAGAAAAGCGAGCAGGAGTTTGCCAGCCTTTTTAGAAATAGCCCAGAGGCTTTGATCTATGTTAATGACAAGAGCAGTGTTTTAGATATTAATGCTCAATTTACTGAATTATTCGGATTTACTTTGGAAGAAATTAAAGGTAGAAACATTAATGATGGTATGATTCATCCCTCAGATAAGATAAAAGAAGCAAAAAATCTATATCAAAAATCATTATCCCACGGTTATTATCATTATGAATCGATTAGAAAAAAGAAAGATGGATCCCTCTTCCCGGTGATTATTTCCTGCTCTCCGGTAATCATTGAGGATAAACCTAAAGGGAGGATAATATCCTACCGAGATATTACTGAAATTAAAAAGGATGAAAAGCTACAACAAGTTTTATATAGTATCTCTAAAGCAGCAAATCTTTCGATATCGCTTGATCAGCTTTACCCCATCATTCATCAAGAATTAGGAACTATTATTGATACCTCAAATTTTTATATCGCCTTGATTAATCAGGAAGAGAGTAAATTATACTTTCCTTATCATTTTGATGAATTGGAAGATGATTTTAAACCCCAAAGCTTAGAGGAAAAATGCCTGACTTGTTATGTGGTTAAAAATAAACGCTCTATGCTCTTGAATTATGAAAAAATAAAAAAATTACAGGAAAATGGAGAATTATTAGATGCAGGAGTGATCACCAAAGATATCTTCTGGTTTGGAGTACCTTTAATGGTGGAAAATAAAGTGATAGGTGCTATGGCTATCCAAAGTTACCGCAGTCCCAATCCTTATTCCCAGAAGGATACAGCACTTTTAGAATTCGTCTCTTCCCAGGTAGCTACTGCTATAGAGAGGAAGAGAATGGAAGAGGAATTAAAAAGATTTGCCCACTATGACACCCTTACCGGAGCCTATAATAGGGGATATGGTTTAGAGCTTCTCCAAAGACAAATAAAAATGTCCAAAAGAGATAGATCGCCTTTATTATTGGCTTATAGTGATCTGGATAATCTGAAAGATATTAATGATAGATTTGGTCATGAAGAGGGAGATCTTGCTATGATAAAAGTAGCAAAACTCTTTAAATCTATCTTAAGGGAAGTAGATATTATCATTCGGATGGGAGGGGATGAATTTTTAGTCATTTTTTTGGATAGTTCCTTAAGGGAAATACCTATCATTAGAAAGAGATTAAGCCAGGAATTAACCCGATTAAATCAAATTTCCAAAAAACCTTATCAAGTAGAATTTAGCACAGGATTTTCTACTTATGATCCGGCTACTCCTATTGCTATAGATGAATTAATCAGAATAGCTGATGAAGAGATGTATGAAGATAAGAAAAGTAAAAACAAAGGAAGATAATCTATCTTAATTCACTAATTTGCCAATTCACCAATTAAAACAAACATTTCAAAAATTAGGTGAACCGAAATCCCGATTAGTCTCTAACTCTTTTTATGTGACTCGTTAATCATTACTGTATTTAAGTAGAATATTTTGTCTTTGTTACCTATCACTTATCACCTATTACCGTATTCTCGTCAGGGACAATCAATTTTAAACTTTTTGGATGAAGAGTTATAGAAAATTCCTTCTGACCCTCAATAACTTCTCCACTTACCTGAGCCAGAATTAGCTCGGAAGATTGAATAGTCACTTTTTTGGCTCTATAAAAATTTATTCCTTTAATACTTTCATGCGTACCTTTAAATACTTTAGGGATACTCATAAGATATTTAAGCCTTCCCATTTCTTCCACGGTACATATTTCTAATAAACCATCATCTAAAATAGCTTCCGGAGTTATTTTAAATCTACCTCCGTAGAATTTTCCGTTACTAATTGCTATAAATAGAATTTTAGAATGGATCTCTTGTCCATCGAATTTTATATTGACCTGATGGTAGTTAAAAGGAGAAAGGAGTTTTTTAATAGTAGCAAAGACATAAACAAATGCACTAAGAACGTGCAAATTAGGGTGTTTGCTTTTCATTTGATTGGCTAGCTGAGCCACTTCTGCGTCAAATCCCACCCCACAGATGTTAGCAAAATATATTTTTTCATTAATGATTCCTACATCTATTTCTTTAATCTTCCCTTGAATCAAAATTTT
It encodes the following:
- a CDS encoding diacylglycerol kinase family lipid kinase; the protein is MSSKGEIKLKAELIVNLTAGGGKPQKYLNTVLQYLKENGLNFKVCTTSYHGEAVELAQKAADNGVELIVSVGGDGTVNEIVNGIMKSKNNPPLGIIPLGWANDFIKSTHIPSDIIEACKILIQGKIKEIDVGIINEKIYFANICGVGFDAEVAQLANQMKSKHPNLHVLSAFVYVFATIKKLLSPFNYHQVNIKFDGQEIHSKILFIAISNGKFYGGRFKITPEAILDDGLLEICTVEEMGRLKYLMSIPKVFKGTHESIKGINFYRAKKVTIQSSELILAQVSGEVIEGQKEFSITLHPKSLKLIVPDENTVIGDK
- a CDS encoding PAS domain S-box protein, translated to MTIRNKTLVIIVIIFIMLIVGLYFILGSVFQQGFIRIEDKEAHDNVKQVVNILSREIDILDIFNRDWSSWDDTYTFIEDSNEEYIKSNLLNSTFIGGRLNLIIFINSSNQIVFGKAFDLEEEREIAIPVDLQKHLLSESLLTKPTDVDNSVKGIILLSKSPMLISSRPILTSEDGGPIRGALIMGRYFDSTEIERLSQISNLSIEIQKFNDPQAPLDFKKAFSILPEEPIFNQTLTDELIAGYALIRDIYGKPILVLRIDIPREIYRQSLISRRYLIFSILVIALIFSLLIFFLLQRLVLFPMAQMNKYLDIVTSTKDLSFRIPLKGKDEIAKLSDTINLMLEKLEASRKELWDSRELYKNLFNNMPGAFYRANKEGNVLVINPPGAKLLGFDSPEEISGKNIAQDLYYNPENRKRFLEELKKRKGSVKNYEVILKKRDDTPIIVSTSSHYYYDKEGNIAGVEGIFVDISERVEHEKIQQVLYNISKTANSPVSLNQLYRSIHQELGTIINANNFHLALLNQDENRIDYDYFVDEKDDHSVVLKNDNTGSLSAYVTKTGQPLLVNRVQIDKMIEKGELIQSHLGTLTENTLWLGVPLKIEGKVIGTMAVLTYTNPHLYSEKDIKLMEFTSYQIATAIKRKQDEEALYRSEQEFASLFNHSPEALVYEDVKSNIININPRFTELFGYTLKELKGKNLDEGMIHPEDKKEEGLRLAQNLTGFSDYETVRKKKNGTLIQVSISTSPVMIDNKLRGFITSYKDITERKKTEETLKKSEQEFASLFRNSPEALIYVNDKSSVLDINAQFTELFGFTLEEIKGRNINDGMIHPSDKIKEAKNLYQKSLSHGYYHYESIRKKKDGSLFPVIISCSPVIIEDKPKGRIISYRDITEIKKDEKLQQVLYSISKAANLSISLDQLYPIIHQELGTIIDTSNFYIALINQEESKLYFPYHFDELEDDFKPQSLEEKCLTCYVVKNKRSMLLNYEKIKKLQENGELLDAGVITKDIFWFGVPLMVENKVIGAMAIQSYRSPNPYSQKDTALLEFVSSQVATAIERKRMEEELKRFAHYDTLTGAYNRGYGLELLQRQIKMSKRDRSPLLLAYSDLDNLKDINDRFGHEEGDLAMIKVAKLFKSILREVDIIIRMGGDEFLVIFLDSSLREIPIIRKRLSQELTRLNQISKKPYQVEFSTGFSTYDPATPIAIDELIRIADEEMYEDKKSKNKGR